One genomic window of Anguilla anguilla isolate fAngAng1 chromosome 13, fAngAng1.pri, whole genome shotgun sequence includes the following:
- the pxmp4 gene encoding peroxisomal membrane protein 4 has protein sequence MAGSEHFRTLLYTVNNLLLQEKYKVFLAIIKGFRNGAVYGAKIRAPHALVMTFLFKSGSLKDKLKAIAQATYTHSRNLAYFVFTYKGLQALQERVQGKSLQSQSFLAACLGGWLVFGDNNHINSQINMYLLSRILFALSRLAVEKGYVPQPKRDPFPLFAALVWGVVLWLFEYHPHTLQPSLQSSMNYLYHDSNMWHDISDFLIYNKPRTGSQK, from the exons ATGGCTGGTTCCGAGCATTTCCGAACACTTTTATACACAGTAAACAATTTGCTTCTGCAGGAAAAATATAAGGTGTTTCTTGCCATTATAAAAGGATTCAGAAATGGAGCCGT ATATGGAGCAAAAATCCGAGCCCCCCACGCCCTTGTGATGACGTTTCTGTTTAAAAGTGGAAG CCTGAAAGACAAACTGAAAGCCATTGCTCAGGCAACGTACACTCACTCCCGCAACTTGGCCTACTTTGTATTCACATACAAGGGGCTTCAGGCCTTGCAAGAAAGAGTCCAGGGGAAGAGCCTGCAGTCTCAGTCCTTCCTTGCGGCCTGCCTTGGAGGTTGGCTGGTGTTTGGAGACAACAACCACATCAACAGCCAG ATCAACATGTACCTGCTGTCTCGGATTCTCTTTGCCCTGTCCCGCTTGGCTGTGGAGAAAGGCTACGTGCCGCAGCCGAAGAGAGATCCGTTCCCCCTGTTTGCGGCTCTGGTGTGGGGCGTCGTTCTCTGGCTCTTCGAGTATCACCCCCACACCCTGCAACCATCGCTGCAGTCCTCCATGAACTACCTGTACCACGACAGCAACATGTGGCACGACATCTCCGACTTCCTTATCTACAACAAGCCAAGGACTGGGTCCCAGAAGTAA